The following are from one region of the Coffea eugenioides isolate CCC68of chromosome 2, Ceug_1.0, whole genome shotgun sequence genome:
- the LOC113763518 gene encoding uncharacterized protein LOC113763518: MDISEKLSEAMKLNEEKKNRVQALMYLATSEWKEYDGHLLQMQNCFEECFNGLESKQEKLKVVQESVSQSMTKLDVRRVWVEQMFKELGKKEKLMKELLQRMEEKEMLLGKYKDFVDEKIKDLALKEGHFQGLFGELRLFQNQMERRKNEIDEKEKRLEKRKEELEVREEILELKLKLVSIRGCDEEEKAGDNAPYNHPPLKRCGNLAWGSGKILDADEEVMNLEEESSHRSKRSCIDGKNAGQVTADDLGKSGLGDIDVKEVMAKAFCTQNIIVIDDSDSDTDSKDNIVSNPINSPGSFYDDIEKEKLVSRFKYGQTWACYDGKDIIPRAYAQIMTVFQSGGIIRLGVAWLKPLWGFPGENKWINAGLPVGCGMFERERTSVEAATVFSHQVCCLEKVHNRYCVLPGAGETWAIYKDWDIFAWACDPENHRQCKYEIVEVLEYQTSGSSLFDIRVACLDKMGGSLNSFQRRRQDEDGSFLIRSSNLYRFSHKVPSVRKACNVPGDVSDVTFDIEPESMPPGL; the protein is encoded by the exons atggacATTTCAGAAAAATTATCTGAGGCAATGAAACTcaatgaagaaaagaagaacAGAGTCCAAGCTCTAATGTACTTGGCGACAAGTGAATGGAAGGAATATGATGGCCATTTATTACAGATGCAGAACTGTTTCGAGGAATGCTTTAATGGGCTTGAGTCAAAACAGGAGAAATTGAAGGTGGTTCAAGAATCAGTCAGCCAGAGCATGACAAAACTTGATGTAAGGAGAGTATGGGTAGAGCAGATGTTTAAGGAGTTAGGTAAAAAGGAAAAGTTGATGAAAGAGCTTCTGCAGAGGATGGAAGAGAAGGAAATGCTGCTTGGGAAGTATAAGGATTTTGTCGATGAAAAGATAAAGGATCTTGCTTTAAAAGAGGGACATTTTCAGGGTCTTTTTGGGGAGCTCAGGCTGTTTCAAAATCAGATGGAGAGAAGGAAAAATGAGATTGATGAGAAAGAGAAAAGATTAGAGAAGCGCAAGGAAGAACTTGAAGTGAGGGAGGAGATTTTGGAGTTAAAGTTGAAACTTGTTTCGATTCGCGGGTGTGATGAAGAAGAGAAGGCGGGGGATAATGCACCTTATAATCATCCACCATTGAAGAGATGTGGTAACCTGGCATGGGGCTCCGGAAAAATTCTTGATGCTGATGAAGAAGTGATGAACTTGGAAGAAGAAAGCAGCCATCGGTCTAAAAGAAGCTGCATAGATGGAAAAAATGCTGGACAGGTTACAGCTGATGATCTTGGTAAATCAG GGTTGGGTGATATAGACGTAAAAGAAGTCATGGCAAAGGCTTTTTGCACTCAAAATATCATAGTTATTGATGATTCTGACTCAGATACTGATTCCAAGGACAATATTGTTTCAAATCCGATTAATAGTCCTGGGTCTTTCTATGATGATATTGAGAAGGAGAAACTAGTTAGTCGATTTAAGTATGGTCAAACCTGGGCTTGTTATGATGGAAAAGATATAATACCAAGAGCTTATGCCCAAATCATGACAGTTTTCCAAAGCGGTGGAATAATTAGGCTTGGTGTTGCTTGGCTCAAGCCTTTATGGGGGTTTCCTGGTGAAAACAAGTGGATCAATGCTGGCTTACCAGTTGGCTGTGGGATGTTTGAACGGGAGAGAACAAGTGTGGAAGCTGCAACTGTATTCTCACATCAAGTTTGTTGTCTTGAAAAAGTGCACAATCGTTACTGCGTACTTCCTGGTGCAGGAGAGACTTGGGCCATTTATAAGGACTGGGATATATTTGCCTGGGCCTGTGACCCAGAAAATCATAGGCAGTGTAAGTATGAAATTGTGGAGGTTCTTGAATATCAGACAAGTGGTTCTTCACTATTTGACATTAGAGTTGCTTGCTTGGACAAAATGGGAGGATCGTTAAATTCATTTCAGAGAAGAAGACAGGATGAGGATGGTTCATTTCTGATAAGGTCTAGTAACCTCTATAGGTTCTCACATAAAGTACCCTCTGTTCGGAAGGCCTGCAATGTTCCTGGTGATGTTTCAGATGTTACGTTTGACATTGAACCTGAATCCATGCCTCCAGGACTTTGA